In the Passer domesticus isolate bPasDom1 chromosome 4, bPasDom1.hap1, whole genome shotgun sequence genome, one interval contains:
- the LOC135299816 gene encoding maestro heat-like repeat family member 5: MDGTWKARLQHPLTWTFAEASVSNVPSRSDSGMAGRVLSLFRMLRGKKKNGAAAAPVQQPAEPEQLQPLQDDAGKDGTREQDPTRGHFRRAAQALRRFLRVRRRKTRATATEGTAEPGSRPSELRARPGASAASSEHAATSVRATAAGQAKAVMAPTEGTASTNSNRRTPRTRAISKTNSTPTWTGIPAPIPDIFSSQQQVAARVGDIHQRLVSRVTADTGLETDFLSLAEEHPANVVMSLLRCAPSCDRAAVLMWRSIGTSRPAVQKVLPALFSVIEDRPLYSMFFYSGDNEAVFALAATVVLWNIAHMPEWHDAVVLHSAQLFVALLFQVFSTTEQIPEEVEDFWRACQEEHRLPTKPNRFAVQAVKALLCQLGFENKLVALECKQVWDTLLCADTQHYAVGLLAREMRRGLVPLCSRMALHLLSLLIGKQPRWHLPALAFLVELLECLDLSQHGHSALSVVSRHLPSECRDRLRLELRGLVVLSKEPSLSGGIRGLYQHLLEQLADPDAEMAGMILSVLTYMLQKKDLKIPGITALKLAEPLLPHFENESSHVQLLSIQLFSKVMELVVEEGKKPLTRIVSRSLLPLFFCWHNENRRVAKASLETLFCAARFLRRRDMEELLRKEQRMKFAEHLVRRAWKCQPRAGEAP, encoded by the exons ATGGACG GCACCTGGAAGGCGCGACTGCAGCACCCGCTGACTTGGACCTTTGCAGAGGCATCTGTCTCCAACGTGCCCTCGAGGTCAGACAGCGGGATGGCAGGCAGAGTTCTCAGCCTGTTCAGGAtgcttcgggggaagaaaaagaatggcgctgcagctgccccagtgcagcagcctgcagagccagagcagttGCAAccactgcaggacg atgcaggaAAGGATGGGACACGAGAACAGGATCCCACCCGCGGACACTTCCGCAGagcagcgcag gcactgcggaggttcctgcgtgTTCGGCGCAGAAAGACCAGAGCCACTGCCACCGAGGGCACGGCCGAGCCCGGCTCCAGGCCCAGTGAGCTGCGGGCACGGCCTGGTGCCAGCGCGGCGTCCTCTGAGCATGCGGCAACCTCGGTCAGGGCAACAGCTGCGGGCCAGGCGAAGGCTGTCATGGCCCCAACTGAGGGCACGGCCAGCACAAACAGCAACAGAAGGACACCAAGGACTCGGGCCATCTCAAAGACGAACAGCACGCCCACTTGGACTGGGATTCCTGCTCCCATTCCGGATATTTTTTCATCTCAGcagcag GTGGCAGCCAGGGTGGGGGACATTCACCAGAGACTCGTGTCCCGTGTCACTGCGGACACGGGGCTGGAAACAGACTTTCTGAGCCTGGCTGAAGAACACCCTGCTAATGTGGTGATGAGCCTCCTGCGCTGTGCCCCAtcctgtgacag agctgctgtacTGATGTGGAGAAGCATCGGCACGTCAAGACCCGCAGTGCAGAAGGTGCTTCCAGCACTGTTCTCTGTGATAGAGGACAGGCCACTGTACAGCATGTTCTTCTACAGTGGGGATAATGAGGccgtctttgccctggct gcaactgtggtgctgTGGAATATTGCCCACATGCCCGAGTGGCACGACGCAGTAGTCCTTCATTCGGCCCagctgtttgtggctctgctcttccaagttttctccaccacagagcagatacCAGAAGAGGTTGAGGACTTCTGGAGAGCGTGCCAGGAGGAACACCGCCTTCCCACCAAGCCtaacag gtttgcagtgcaggccgtgaaggctctgctctgccaacTGGGCTTTGAGAacaagctggtggctctggagtgCAAGCAGGTCTGGGAcaccctgctctgtgccgacACCCAGCACTATGCAGtcggtctgctggccag ggagatgcgccgtggcttggtCCCCTTGTGTTCCCGCATGGCCttgcacctgctcagcctgctcattgGGAAGCAGCCACGCTGgcatctgcctgccctggcgttcttggtggag ctcctggagtgtctggacttgagccaaCACGGTCACAGTGCCCTGTCGGTcgtatccaggcacctgcccagcgagtgcagggacaggctgcgcctggagctcagaggcctcgtggtgctcagcaaggagccctcgctg AGTGGAGGAATACGTGGCCTgtatcaacacctgctggagcagctggctgaTCCCGATGCAGAGATGGCCGGGATGATCCTCTCCGTGCTTACATATATGCTCCAGAAGAAAGACCTCAAGATACCCGgcatcaccgccctgaagctggctgaaCCACTCCTGCCACACTTTGAGaat gagagcagccatgtgcagctgctctccattcagctcttcagcaagGTGATGGAGCTGGTAGTGGAAGAGGGCAAAAAGCCTTTGACAAGAATTGTGAGCCGCAGCCTGCTTCCTCTCTTCTTCTGCTGGCACAATGAGAACCGGCGTGTGGCCAAG gcctcttTGGAAACACTATTTTGTGCGGCCCGGTTCCTGAGGAGGAGGGacatggaggagctgctgaggaaggagcagcGGATGAAGTTTGCCGAGCACCTGGTAAGGAGAGCCTGGAAGTGCCAGCCGcgggctggagaagccccctga